GCCCATTCGGCGTTCAGAATATTGATCGAGACTTTTTCGCGCTCGATCTGACGGTTGAGGCGCTCGACCTCCACCGCCTGCCAGGTCGCTTCATATTTGATTTTGTAGACGGTCGCAGCCGCGCCGATGAGCATCAGCACGGCCAGCACATTGATGGTCCGCGTGACCTTCATGCACGCGCCATGAACTGGGTGAGAGCGCTCAGCTGCGGCACGCCGTAAGCGAGCGGATCGGACGCGCCGCGAGCGGGGGCCTCGGTCCGCTCAGCGGCGCGCAGGCGCGCCGAACGGGCGCGCGGATTACGGGCCATTTCCTCATCGCCGGGCGTCGCCGAACGGATGATCGGAATGAAAGTGGGAGCCGCGGCGAAGGTCGCCGGTGCATGGCGCGAGACATTCGGCGTCGTGCGCGAACGCTCGGCGAGGAAGGTTTTGACGATGCGGTCTTCGAGCGAATGGAAGCTGACGACGGCAAGCCGTCCGCCGGGCGCGAGAACCTCTTCGGCCGAAAACAGCGCGCGCAGAAGTTCGCCGAGTTCATCGTTCACGGCGATGCGCAGCGCCTGGAAGGTGCGCGTTGCCGGATGGATCATATCGGGATTGCGGCCGAGTACGGCTTCGCAGATTTTCGCAAGCTGCGCCGTCGATGCAATACGGCCATTGACGCGTTCGGCAACGATGGCCTTGGCGATCTGCGTCGCGCGGCGTTCTTCGCCGAAGGTGCGGATGAGAGCGGCGAGATCTTTTTCGGCAAGCTCGTTGACGAGATCTGCGGCGCTGGCCCCTTCCCGCTCCATGCGCATATCGAGCGGACCGTCGAAGCGGAAGGAGAAGCCGCGATCGGCGGTGTCCAGCTGCATGGACGAAACGCCGACATCGAGAACGACGCCATCGACGCACTCGACGCCGAGCTCATGCATGATTTCCTTGAGATCGCCGAAGCGGCCCTGAACGAGCGTCAGGCGGCCTTTGGCGTCTTCCACGAGAGAGGCACCGCCCTGAACGGCGTCCGCATCGCGGTCGATGCCGACGACTTTGGTGTCGGCCATATCGAGAATGGCGCGGCTATAACCGCCGGCGCCGAAGGTGCCGTCGATATAAAGACCGCCGTCGATGGGCGCGAGCGCGGAGACCGCTTCATCTCGCAGCACCGAGACGTGGCGCTGCGCACCCGGCGAGGTGTCGAGCTGCAGGCCCATCATTGCAGCGTCTCCGGCTTTCCGCCGGCCGTGCGACGAAGATCGCGAGCCTTTGCGCGTGCGGCGTCGAGATGGGCGCGAAATGTCTCCGGCTCCCAGATCTGGAATTTGTGGCCGTGGCCGACGAAGGTCACCGAATCCGTGATGCCAGCATAGGCTTTCAGGCTCTCGGTGAGAATGATGCGGCCTTCCGCATCGGGTTTGAGGATTTCGCTCGTGCCGAGCAGCGCCGTCGAAATCTGGTCCCGCTCGTCCGAATAAGGGGCAAAGCTTTCGAGAAGACGGTCGATCTCGCCGAGCAGTGCATTGCCGCCCGCATCGAGCGCCTGCGAATCCAGCGACGGCAGAACGCAGATCCCCTCGTGTCCGTCCCGCGCAAGAACAGCCCTGAAGGATGCGGGTATGGAAACCCGCCCTTTGGCGTCCAGCCGGTTGGTGAAATTGGACACGAAGCGGTCCATCGATCCCCTCACACCCTTGGACACAGCTCCGCCCAGGACGGCTCATGGCCCCTCCGGCCATGGGACGATTACGCGCAACAAGAGCTCCACAAGGGACGATTTGGGATAGCATGGGATTTTATGGGGGTCAAACCATATTTAGCCACAATTAACCATTTTCCGGGCTCGCGCATGGGAAAACGCCCCCGCTAAGCCTCTGACGAATATGGGCCGTTAAGGTTAATGGCGCGTATGTGGGGGACTTTCCCAAGATCCCACGGCAGAACCGAATTTTAAGCCCCGATGCCGATGATGCCTGCCTTGAGGGGTGACGGGGCATGATCGATCTGATCCGCGCTGCGGGGCTAAAACCCGCGGGCAAATTTTCATTCTTATCTCTGGCCGTGACTTTGGCTTTGGCGGTGACCGCCCTCGCCGGCTGGCTCGTGCTCGAAGACCGCGAGGCGCTCGCAGTCGCATCCGCGCCGAGCTTTTCGATCTGCAAAAAGACGCCGTATGAGAATTGCGTCGTCGACGGCGACACCTTCTATCTCGGGCGTGAGCCCATCCGCATCGCCGATATCGATGCGCCGGAAGTCCACCCTGCCCGCTGCCCCTACGAGGCCGAGCTCGGCGCCATGGCAACGAAAAGGCTCCGCGACATTCTCAATGCGCGGCCGTTCGAGCTGCAGCCTTATGAGCGCGATACCGACAAGTACGGACGCAAGCTGCGCGTCGTCGCGCAGGGCGGCTATTCGGTCGGCGGCATGCTGGTCATGGAAGGCCTCGCGCGCACCTGGACCGGCCATCGCAGGCCGTGGTGCGACGAACAGGCGATCTAGTTACGCGACGTGCTAGCGTAATCGCCGGAGACTACGATGTCGGGATGGCGCTACGCACATATCGGAACCGAAGGCCAAGCCTTCGACCTCAATGGGTTGAATCCGTGGGCGTATGAGTGGCGCTCGCTCGAAGAGAACGTGACACTCCCGCACCCGGATTATCCGTCACAGTTTCATGCGTATCGCGTCTGGGAAATCAACGCTGCAAACAAGGTGCTGCGTTTTGCGGCGACGGATGTCTCGAACTGCGTATGGGCGTTCTATCTACCTTCACCGTCATAATGGCAGCCGCTAGCGGCCTTGATACTGCGCGTCGGTGACGGGCTCCAGCCATTCGACATGAGCGCCGTTCAGCGCTTCATGGATCGCGATATGCGACATAGCCGTGGAGGCGCTTGCACCGTGCCAGTGCTTTTCGCCCGGCGGAATCCACACAACATCGCCGGGACGGATCTCTTCGATCTTGCCGCCCCAGACCTGCGCCAGTCCCAAGCCTGATGTCACCACAAGCGTCTGGCCGAGCGGGTGGGTGTGCCAATTGGTGCGCGCGCCGGGCTCGAAGGTGACGAGAACGCTTTTCATCCGCGCCGGCTCCGGCGCTTCGAGGATCGGGTCCTGCCGCACGGCGCCGGTGAAGTATTCCGGAGGCGCTTTGGCGGAAGGGCGCGAACCGCTGCGCTTGATGTCCATGATTACTTCGCGCTGTCGATGAGATCGGCAAAACGTTTGAAGAGGTAATGCGAGTCCTGCGGGCCGGGGCTGGCTTCCGGATGGTACTGCACGGAGAAAGCCGGACGGTCGGTGAGACGGATGCCGCAATTGGAGCCGTCGAACAACGAGACATGCGTCTCTTCCGCATTGTTCGGCAGCGTGCCGCGATCGACAGCAAAACCGTGATTCATCGAGGTGATCTCGACCTTGCCGGTGGTGAAGTCCTTCACCGGATGGTTCGCGCCGTGATGGCCCTGATGCATTTTCTGCGTCTTCGCGCCGATAGCGAGGCCGAGCAGCTGATGGCCGAGACAGATGCCGAAGGTCGGCACTTTCTTGTCGAGCACTTCGCGGATCACCGGCACTGCATATTCGCCGGTTGCCGCCGGATCGCCCGGGCCGTTCGACAGGAACACGCCATCGGGCTTCAGCGCCATGATCTCATCGGCCGTCACCGTCGCGGGCACGACGATGACATGGCAATCCTGTTCGGCGAGAAGGCGAAGGATGTTGCGCTTGGCGCCGTAATCGATGGCAACCACACGGCGTTTGCCCGAGCCGAGTTTTTTGTAGCCGCCCTCGAAGGTCCAGCCCGCCTCGCCCCACTCGAAGCGCTGGGCGCTGGTGACGCCCGGCACGAGATCGACGCCTTCCATGCTCGGAATGGCGGCGGCGGCTTTGCGCAGCGCGTCGATATCGAAGCGGCCTTGCGGATC
Above is a window of Terrihabitans soli DNA encoding:
- the rsmH gene encoding 16S rRNA (cytosine(1402)-N(4))-methyltransferase RsmH, which produces MGLQLDTSPGAQRHVSVLRDEAVSALAPIDGGLYIDGTFGAGGYSRAILDMADTKVVGIDRDADAVQGGASLVEDAKGRLTLVQGRFGDLKEIMHELGVECVDGVVLDVGVSSMQLDTADRGFSFRFDGPLDMRMEREGASAADLVNELAEKDLAALIRTFGEERRATQIAKAIVAERVNGRIASTAQLAKICEAVLGRNPDMIHPATRTFQALRIAVNDELGELLRALFSAEEVLAPGGRLAVVSFHSLEDRIVKTFLAERSRTTPNVSRHAPATFAAAPTFIPIIRSATPGDEEMARNPRARSARLRAAERTEAPARGASDPLAYGVPQLSALTQFMARA
- the mraZ gene encoding division/cell wall cluster transcriptional repressor MraZ, which produces MDRFVSNFTNRLDAKGRVSIPASFRAVLARDGHEGICVLPSLDSQALDAGGNALLGEIDRLLESFAPYSDERDQISTALLGTSEILKPDAEGRIILTESLKAYAGITDSVTFVGHGHKFQIWEPETFRAHLDAARAKARDLRRTAGGKPETLQ
- a CDS encoding cupin domain-containing protein — its product is MDIKRSGSRPSAKAPPEYFTGAVRQDPILEAPEPARMKSVLVTFEPGARTNWHTHPLGQTLVVTSGLGLAQVWGGKIEEIRPGDVVWIPPGEKHWHGASASTAMSHIAIHEALNGAHVEWLEPVTDAQYQGR
- the carA gene encoding glutamine-hydrolyzing carbamoyl-phosphate synthase small subunit, whose protein sequence is MTSEQAPRGSGDAWTEPRPTALLVLADGTVLEGQGMGAEGQATGEVCFNTAMTGYQEILTDPSYAGQIITFTFPHIGNVGTNEDDIETVNAAASTGVRGAVLAAPITDPSNWRASRGLDAWLKARGIVGLTGIDTRALTALIREKGMPNAVIAHDPQGRFDIDALRKAAAAIPSMEGVDLVPGVTSAQRFEWGEAGWTFEGGYKKLGSGKRRVVAIDYGAKRNILRLLAEQDCHVIVVPATVTADEIMALKPDGVFLSNGPGDPAATGEYAVPVIREVLDKKVPTFGICLGHQLLGLAIGAKTQKMHQGHHGANHPVKDFTTGKVEITSMNHGFAVDRGTLPNNAEETHVSLFDGSNCGIRLTDRPAFSVQYHPEASPGPQDSHYLFKRFADLIDSAK
- a CDS encoding thermonuclease family protein, whose amino-acid sequence is MIDLIRAAGLKPAGKFSFLSLAVTLALAVTALAGWLVLEDREALAVASAPSFSICKKTPYENCVVDGDTFYLGREPIRIADIDAPEVHPARCPYEAELGAMATKRLRDILNARPFELQPYERDTDKYGRKLRVVAQGGYSVGGMLVMEGLARTWTGHRRPWCDEQAI